Proteins from a genomic interval of Chitinophagales bacterium:
- a CDS encoding DinB family protein, protein MSISDFLISELQYELAVTEKFLARVPEDKMDWQPHPKSMTVRQLVGHIAEIPGWIPVTMNTGEFKLDNYQAPSLNSTADAIAELKANGEKAIASLRNASDEDYSKMWKMTHGGHTLMELPKYNALRTGGMGQLPHHRAQLGVYLRLLDVPVPATYGPSADEQS, encoded by the coding sequence ATGTCTATTAGCGATTTTTTGATTTCCGAATTGCAGTATGAATTGGCTGTTACTGAAAAGTTTCTTGCTCGTGTTCCTGAGGATAAAATGGATTGGCAGCCTCATCCAAAGTCTATGACTGTTCGACAGTTGGTAGGACATATTGCAGAAATTCCTGGATGGATTCCTGTGACAATGAATACGGGTGAGTTCAAATTGGATAACTATCAAGCTCCTTCTCTCAATTCTACTGCAGATGCAATTGCAGAATTGAAGGCAAATGGGGAGAAGGCGATTGCTTCTTTGCGGAATGCTTCGGATGAGGATTATTCAAAAATGTGGAAAATGACTCATGGAGGTCATACGCTGATGGAATTACCGAAATACAATGCACTAAGGACTGGAGGAATGGGACAATTGCCACATCACCGAGCGCAGTTGGGGGTCTATCTTCGGTTGTTGGATGTGCCTGTGCCTGCTACTTATGGACCTTCGGCGGATGAGCAGTCATAA